A single genomic interval of Vulpes vulpes isolate BD-2025 chromosome 3, VulVul3, whole genome shotgun sequence harbors:
- the C3H16orf82 gene encoding protein TNT produces MALDKASLGPISQTHHSQASQGLLPLDKPDQLPPTFLQGRNGESAAWNAQGQAPSLSPPSVESQPPTWPHHDTGATQKPLRVSGGGLRNPWSSESGLLSLQQSSLGKCNDSDISLLSSGYAGDEENSEVSLLGSTPILRLQRRLLTQAGRAPTSQLCAIYSPSQIRNQLASQAHSIKQTGGEK; encoded by the coding sequence ATAAGCCAGACACACCACTCAcaggcctcccagggcctccTCCCCCTGGATAAACCAGATCAGTtgccccccaccttcctccagggTAGAAACGGGGAGTCTGCTGCCTGGAATGCTCAGGGCCAAGCTCCAAGCCTCTCGCCCCCCAGCGTAGAGTCCCAGCCACCCACTTGGCCACACCATGACACAGGAGCAACTCAGAAGCCCCTGAGAGTTTCAGGGGGTGGCCTAAGAAACCCATGGAGCAGTGAGAGCGGCTTGCTGAGCCTGCAACAGTCCAGCTTGGGGAAATGCAATGACAGTGACATCAGCCTGTTGAGCAGTGGATATGCAGGGGATGAGGAGAACAGTGAGGTCAGCCTGTTGGGCAGCACTCCAATCTTGAGGTTGCAGAGAAGGCTCCTCACCCAGGCCGGCAGGGCCCCGACCAGCCAGCTGTGTGCTATCTACTCGCCCAGCCAGATAAGGAACCAGCTAGCCAGCCAAGCCCACAGCATCAAGCAGACTGGAGGGGAAAAGTGA